A DNA window from Arachis duranensis cultivar V14167 chromosome 3, aradu.V14167.gnm2.J7QH, whole genome shotgun sequence contains the following coding sequences:
- the LOC107481590 gene encoding probable WRKY transcription factor 14, with translation MENNNNNKEKYYQGDLSDIIRASYGYYGSYNSASSEASYMVEDPPMMANFGDPFSNSAGDPLLHDMPYFNTLSWGLEPATCDDDDDDCIMTHHQISHPNPNLLLPTISTCQDSSSTIMTVNNNSTKPSSAYCLVDNNTGPMVVQISAPVNKRRKSQAKKSICIPAAAAPSSRQGGEVVPSDLWAWRKYGQKPIKGSPYPRGYYRCSSTKGCPARKQVERSRTDPNMLVITYTSEHNHSWPTQRNALAGSSRSNKNTITTTKPEEQQHSNTDSNTALLAVKKEDIHNNNNLEDLFAELGQVERDYIC, from the exons AtggagaataataataataacaaggaGAAGTACTATCAAGGTGATTTGAGTGACATAATCCGTGCTAGTTATGGTTATTATGGGAGCTACAACTCAGCATCATCTGAAGCTTCTTACATGGTGGAAGACCCTCCTATGATGGCAAACTTCGGTGATCCTTTCTCAAACTCGGCAGGAGATCCCTTGCTACATGATATGCCCTACTTTAACACTTTATCTTGGGGACTGGAACCTGCTActtgtgatgatgatgatgatgattgtatCATGACTCATCATCAAATCTCTCATCCCAACCCCAATTTATTATTACCCACCATCTCAACGTGTCAAGATTCTTCCTCCACAATAATGACAGTTAATAATAATAGTACCAAGCCTTCTTCTGCTTATTGCTTGGTGGATAATAACACAGGACCAATGGTAGTGCAGATCTCAGCTCCTGTTAATAAGCGAAG GAAAAGTCAGGCAAAGAAGTCAATTTGTATTCCAGCAGCAGCAGCACCAAGCAGTAGACAAGGTGGAGAGGTAGTTCCCTCTGATCTGTGGGCTTGGAGGAAATACGGTCAAAAACCCATTAAAGGTTCTCCATATCCAAG GGGTTACTATAGATGCAGCAGCACAAAGGGTTGCCCTGCAAGGAAACAAGTGGAGAGGAGCAGAACAGATCCAAACATGTTGGTCATTACTTATACTTCCGAACACAACCATTCATGGCCAACTCAAAGAAACGCTTTGGCTGGTTCATCACGATCCAATAAGAACACAATCACAACAACAAAGCCAGAAGAGCAACAACACAGCAACACTGACAGCAACACTGCGTTACTCGCAGTGAAGAAGGAAGACATTCATAATAATAACAATCTTGAGGACTTGTTTGCAGAATTGGGACAAGTGGAGCGTGATTATATATGCTga